From the genome of Brevundimonas sp. NIBR11:
CCGTGGCGCGATGCGGCAGAGGCGGCCGTGGAGGCGGCCGGGGCAACCATCCTGGGCAAGGGCGCGCCGCGTCTGCCCAACACCCTGTTCCTGTCCGTGCCCGGCTGGGACAGCCCGCAGCAGCTGATCGTGCTGGATCTGGACGGCGTCATGGTCTCGGCCGGCAGCGCCTGTTCCTCCGGCAAGACTAAGCCGAGCCGCGCCATCGTGGCCATGGGGCGGATGGATCTGGCCACCGGCGGCGTGCGCGTCTCGGGCGGCTGGGGCACGACGGAGGGGGACTGGATCAGGTTCGCCGAAGCTTGGGTGAAGGCCTGGGATCGGCAGAAGTCGCGCGCCGCCGAGCGCGCGAAGGAAGTTGCGTAACAAGCCATGGCCGCCGTTCAGGAAACCATCGACGCCGTCGCCGCCCTCGAGAAATACGAGCACGGTTTCACGTCCGACATCGAGACGGAATACGCCCCGCGCGGGCTGAACGCCGACATCGTGCGCTTCATCTCCGAGAAGAAGGGCGAGCCGGAGTGGATGCTGGAATGGCGTCTGGCCGCCTATGAGCGCTGGCTGGCGATGGAGGAGCCGACCTGGGCGGCGGTGAAGTACGAGCCGGTCGACTACCAGTCGCTGTTCTATTACGCCGCGCCGAAAAAAAAGGACGGGCCCAAGTCGCTGGACGAAGTCGATCCGGAAATCCTCGAGGTCTACAAGAAGCTGGGCATCCCCCTGAGCGAACAGGCGGTGCTGGCGGGCGTCGAAGGCGCGCCGCGCTACGCCGTGGACGCCGTGTTCGACAGCGTCAGCGTGGTCACCACCTTCAAGGCCGAGCTGGCCAAGGTCGGCGTGATTTTCATGCCCATTTCCGAGGCCTTGCGCGAGTATCCTGATTTGGTGCGGCAATATCTGGGATCGGTCGTGCCGGTCTCGGACAACTATTTCGCGGCGCTGAATTCGGCGGTCTTCTCCGACGGTTCGTTCGTCTACATTCCGCCGGGCGTGCGCTGCCCGATGGAGCTGTCGACCTATTTCCGCATCAACGCCAGCCAGACCGGTCAGTTCGAACGCACCCTGATCATCGCCGACAAGGGCAGCTACGTCTCGTATCTGGAGGGCTGCACCGCCCCGATGCGAGACGAGAACCAGCTGCATGCAGCGGTGGTCGAACTGGTCGCGCTGGACGACGCCGAGATCAAATATTCGACGGTCCAGAACTGGTACCCCGGCGATGCCGAGGGCAAGGGCGGCATCTACAACTTCGTCACCAAGCGCGCCGACTGTCGAGGCGACCGGTCCAAAGTCTCGTGGACCCAGGTCGAGACGGGCTCGGCCGTGACCTGGAAATACCCCTCCTGCATCCTCAAGGGCGAGGAGAGCTCGGGCGAGTTCTATTCGATCGCCATCACCAACGGGCATCAGCAGGCCGACACCGGCACCAAGATGATCCACCTGGGCAAGAACTCGAAGTCGCGCATCGTCGCCAAGGCGGTGTCGGCTGGAAAATCGGACTCGACCTATCGCGGCCTCGTCTCGGTCCATCCGAAGGCGACGGGGGTGCGCAACTTCACCCAGTGCGACAGCCTGCTGATCGGCAAGGACTGCGGATCCCACACCGTGCCCTATATCGAGGCCCGCAACGGCTCGGCCCAGCTTGAGCACGAGGCGACGACGACGCGTCTGTCGGACGATCAGCTGTTCTACGCCCAGCAGCGCGGGCTTTCGCAGGAAGAGGCGGTGGCCCTGCTGGTCAACGGCTTCGTCCGCGACGTGATGCAGAAGCTGCCGATGGAGTTCGCCGTCGAGGCCCAGAAGCTGGTGGCGATCAGTCTGGAAGGGAGCGTGGGGTGAGCTACCCTGTCGCCTACCTCGAGGCCGCGCACCAGCACAGCAGCGGTCACAAGGCGGAGCTTGAAGTCAGTCAGGTCTGCGGCTGCTTCTATTGCCTGCAAAACTACGCGCCGAAGGAGATCGAAAACTGGATCGAAGAGCCGGGCGGCACGGCCTTGTGTCCGCAGTGTTCCATCGACTCTGTCATCGGCGACGCCTCGGGCTACCCGGTAAACAAGCCGGACTTCCTCGATGCCATGCACGAATATTGGTTTCAGAGAACCGTGACGATTCCGGACGTCGAACCAAAAGCCAATACCAACAGCGCGACCTCCCTGCTTCGCCGCCTTTTTTCGAAGACCAACTGAATGCTCTCCATCTCCAACCTCCACGTCTCCGTCGGCGACAAGCCGATCCTCAAGGGGCTGACGCTCGACGTTCCCGCCGGCGAGGTGCACGCCATCATGGGGCCGAACGGGGCGGGTAAGTCCACGCTCGGCTACGCCCTGTCGGGTCGGCCCGGCTATGAGGCGACCGAAGGCGCCGTCGTCTGGAACGGCGAGGACCTGCTGGACCTCGACCCGGCCGAGCGGGCGGCCAAGGGCGTCTTCCTGTCGTTCCAGTATCCGATCGAGATTCCGGGCGTGCCGGCCCTGACCTTCGTGCGCACGGCCCTGAACGCCCAGCGTCGTCAACGCGGCGAGGACGAGGTCTCGGCGCCGGCCTTCCTGAAGCTGGTCCGGGAGGCGTCCAAGGCGCTGAAGATGGACTTCGACATGCTGAAACGGCCGCTGAACGTCGGCTTCTCGGGCGGCGAGAAGAAGCGGATGGAGATCCTGCAGATGGCCCTTCTGGAGCCGTCGCTGCTGATCCTCGACGAGACCGATTCCGGCCTCGACATCGACGCCCTGCGCATCGTGTCGGAGGGGGTGAATGCGCTGCGTTCGCCCGACCGCTCGATGCTGGTCATCACCCACTATCAGCGCCTGCTCGACTACATCAAACCGGACCGGGTCCATGTGCTGGCCGCCGGCCGCATCGTCGCCTCGGGCGGCCCGGAACTGGCGCTGCAGCTGGAGGCGGAAGGGTATGACAAATACCTGCCGCAGGCCGCGTGATGGTGCAGCCGAAGATCGACCTGACCGACGCCTCGACCTTCCCGTCGCGGCGGGTGGAGGCTTGGAAATACAGCGACCTGCGTCGATATCTGCGCGAGGCGCCTGAGCCGTCGCCGACCACGGCCGTCGGCCCGCCGGGACCCTTCTACGAGCTGGGCGGCGAGGCGATCGTCTTCGCCAACGGCCGCCCGGTGGGCGTGACCGACTTCATCGCCTCGGGCGAACAGACCCTTCGTCTGCGCTTCATCTCCCAGGCCGAGGGGACGGGCCACACGGCCGCTGCGCGCGTCGTGGCGCGGCCGGGCGCCAAGCTGCTGCTGCTGGAAACCCATGAGGGGACCGGCTCGGCCTATGTCGCTCACAACCGGCTCGACATCGACGTGGCCTCGGGCGCCGAGGTGACCCGCGTTGTCCTGGTCGAGGAGCCGGAAGACGCCATCTCCGTCACCGACATCGACGTGAAGGTGGCCAAGGGCGGGACCTATCGCCAGACGACGATCGCGACGGGCGCCAAGCTGCAACGCCAGACCACGACGCTCGCTCATGGCGGGGAGGGCGCTGACGTCCGCATCGACGGCCTCTACGCCCTGACGGGTTCGCGTCAGTCCGACCTGACCAGCGTGGTCCGCCACGAGGGCGAGAACGGCGTCACGTCGCAACTGACCAAGGGCGTCGCCGCCGACACCGCGCGCGGCGTGTTCCAGGGCAAGATCGTGGTCGAACGCGGCGCGGATGGGACGGATGCCCGCATGGGCCACCACGCCCTGATCCTGGGCGAACGCGCCGAGATCGACGCCAAGCCGGAGCTGGAGATCTACGCCGACGACGTGCAGTGCGCGCACGGCAACACGATCGGCAATCTGGACGAGAGCGCCCTGTTCTACATGCAGCAGCGCGGCATTCCGGCGGACGAGGCGCGGGCGCTGCTGACCCAGGCCTTCCTGTTCGAGGTGGTCGATCGGATCGAATACGAAGATGCACGGGAGGTGGTCCGGTCATGGCTGACGGAACGCCTGTAGTCTCCGCGACTCGCTTCGACCCCTACGCGGCGCGGGCCCAGTTCCCGATCCTGTCGCGGACGGTGAACGGCAAGCCTCTGGTCTATCTCGACAGCGCCGCCTCGGCCCAGAAGCCGCGTGTGGTGATCGACGCCCTCACCAGCGCGATGGAGGGAAGCTACTCCAATGTCCACCGCGGTCTGCACACCCTGGCCAACGAGACGACCGAAGCCTTCGAGGCCGCGCGCGAGACCGTCGCCCGCTTCCTGAACGCCGAGAGCGCCGAACAGATCGTCTGGACCAAGGGCGGGACCGAGGCGATCAATCTGGTCGCCGCCGGGCTGGGTCAGACGCTGACGGCCGGCGACGAGATCGTCGTCACCCAGATGGAGCACCACGCCAACATCGTGTCCTGGTCCATGCTTCGCGACCGGCTGGGCGTGGTGCTGAAATGGGCGCCCGTGCTGGACGACGGTTCGCTGGACATGGCGGGTCTGGCCGCCCTTATCGGGCCGAGGACAAGGTTGGTCGCTGTCACCCACATGTCGAACGTGCTGGGCACGATCAACGATGTTCGCGCCGTCGCCGATCTGGCCCATGCGGCTGGGGCGCTGGTGCTGGTCGACGGGTGCCAGGGCGCGGTTCACTGCAGCCCCGACGTTCAGGCGCTGGACTGCGACTTCTATGTCTTCACTGGCCACAAGCTGTATGGCCCGACCGGCATCGGCGGCATGTATGGAAAGCGGGCCGCGCTGGAGGCCCTGCCGCCCTATCAGGGCGGGGGCGAGATGATCGGGACAGTCACCGAGGACCGCGTCACCTACGCCGCCGTGCCGCACCGGTTCGAGGCGGGCACCCCGCCGATCCTCGAGGCCATCGGTCTGGGCGCCGCGCTGGACTGGCTCATGGGCTTCGACCGCGCGGCCGTCGCGGCGCATGAGAAGGCGCTTTACGACCGCGCGGTGGAGGGCCTGTCGGGTCTCAACTGGCTGCGGATCATCGGCGAGGCCGAGGGGAAGGGCGCGATCCTGACCTTCACCGTCGAGGGCGCCCACGCCCATGACGTAGCCCAGATTCTGGATCGTTACGGCGTCGCCGTGCGGGCCGGGACCCATTGCGCCGAGCCTCTGGCCACGAGATTTGGCGTGACGTCGAGCGCGCGGGCCAGCTTCGCCCTATATAACACCGTGGAGGATGCGGATGCCTTCACCGACGCGCTGATCAAAGCGCGGGAATTCTTCGTGTGAGTGAGATGAC
Proteins encoded in this window:
- the sufB gene encoding Fe-S cluster assembly protein SufB, with the protein product MAAVQETIDAVAALEKYEHGFTSDIETEYAPRGLNADIVRFISEKKGEPEWMLEWRLAAYERWLAMEEPTWAAVKYEPVDYQSLFYYAAPKKKDGPKSLDEVDPEILEVYKKLGIPLSEQAVLAGVEGAPRYAVDAVFDSVSVVTTFKAELAKVGVIFMPISEALREYPDLVRQYLGSVVPVSDNYFAALNSAVFSDGSFVYIPPGVRCPMELSTYFRINASQTGQFERTLIIADKGSYVSYLEGCTAPMRDENQLHAAVVELVALDDAEIKYSTVQNWYPGDAEGKGGIYNFVTKRADCRGDRSKVSWTQVETGSAVTWKYPSCILKGEESSGEFYSIAITNGHQQADTGTKMIHLGKNSKSRIVAKAVSAGKSDSTYRGLVSVHPKATGVRNFTQCDSLLIGKDCGSHTVPYIEARNGSAQLEHEATTTRLSDDQLFYAQQRGLSQEEAVALLVNGFVRDVMQKLPMEFAVEAQKLVAISLEGSVG
- the sufC gene encoding Fe-S cluster assembly ATPase SufC, with product MLSISNLHVSVGDKPILKGLTLDVPAGEVHAIMGPNGAGKSTLGYALSGRPGYEATEGAVVWNGEDLLDLDPAERAAKGVFLSFQYPIEIPGVPALTFVRTALNAQRRQRGEDEVSAPAFLKLVREASKALKMDFDMLKRPLNVGFSGGEKKRMEILQMALLEPSLLILDETDSGLDIDALRIVSEGVNALRSPDRSMLVITHYQRLLDYIKPDRVHVLAAGRIVASGGPELALQLEAEGYDKYLPQAA
- the sufD gene encoding Fe-S cluster assembly protein SufD; this encodes MVQPKIDLTDASTFPSRRVEAWKYSDLRRYLREAPEPSPTTAVGPPGPFYELGGEAIVFANGRPVGVTDFIASGEQTLRLRFISQAEGTGHTAAARVVARPGAKLLLLETHEGTGSAYVAHNRLDIDVASGAEVTRVVLVEEPEDAISVTDIDVKVAKGGTYRQTTIATGAKLQRQTTTLAHGGEGADVRIDGLYALTGSRQSDLTSVVRHEGENGVTSQLTKGVAADTARGVFQGKIVVERGADGTDARMGHHALILGERAEIDAKPELEIYADDVQCAHGNTIGNLDESALFYMQQRGIPADEARALLTQAFLFEVVDRIEYEDAREVVRSWLTERL
- a CDS encoding cysteine desulfurase; this encodes MADGTPVVSATRFDPYAARAQFPILSRTVNGKPLVYLDSAASAQKPRVVIDALTSAMEGSYSNVHRGLHTLANETTEAFEAARETVARFLNAESAEQIVWTKGGTEAINLVAAGLGQTLTAGDEIVVTQMEHHANIVSWSMLRDRLGVVLKWAPVLDDGSLDMAGLAALIGPRTRLVAVTHMSNVLGTINDVRAVADLAHAAGALVLVDGCQGAVHCSPDVQALDCDFYVFTGHKLYGPTGIGGMYGKRAALEALPPYQGGGEMIGTVTEDRVTYAAVPHRFEAGTPPILEAIGLGAALDWLMGFDRAAVAAHEKALYDRAVEGLSGLNWLRIIGEAEGKGAILTFTVEGAHAHDVAQILDRYGVAVRAGTHCAEPLATRFGVTSSARASFALYNTVEDADAFTDALIKAREFFV